From a region of the uncultured Propionivibrio sp. genome:
- a CDS encoding EAL domain-containing protein translates to MDDRADILVVDDNPINLQVLSDILRREPFRVHAALSGDVALRAVAKRRPDLVLLDVKMPEMSGFEVCRRLKADVATRDIPVIFISAMNEVEDKVMAFGAGGIDYVTKPFQAEEVLARVRTHLELNGIKRDLERRVAERTRALEESEARYRVLFEDSPLAVIVYDADTWKIVEVNGACTRMLGYPRQRWVGSSLGFMLEREQRDAMRALSRNLTEHSEEAVLTGHLRLSHADGRQVETEGIVQCVAYPGCRAHILMLQDITERRKIEEQLRLEAREHRLKLEFSLHYDALTGLPNRMLLTERIRQGVAQAKQTGCWMAVCYIDLDGFASLNAAHGQEISDHLLINTAECLRGCLRGGDTLARVGGDEFVLLVLGINSHMELTAFLDNVSARLSEPFVSDTAVITVSASIGVTIYPQDSADADTLLRHADQSMMRAKQLGKGRQELFDAEGDRRVREQYESIELMRAALSRREFVLYYQPKVDLETRTITGVEALIRWSHPERGLLPPGAFLPAIEEDAFAVDLGDWVIGEALAQVARWRTQGLALCVSVNIAAQHLLQNDFIERLQALLAAHPEVPTGSLEIEVLESSRLDNIEHVERVIVACRAHGVGFSLDDFGTGYSSLTYLRALSADTLKIDQSFIRNMMEDKGDLAIVSGVIGLASAFDRQVVAEGVETLEHARLLLSLGCHQFQGYGIARPMPAEDVPGWVARWPDPSWLALAEGR, encoded by the coding sequence ATGGATGATCGCGCCGATATCCTCGTGGTTGATGACAATCCCATCAACCTGCAGGTGCTGAGCGATATCCTCAGGCGCGAACCTTTCCGCGTGCATGCGGCACTGTCGGGCGATGTCGCCTTGCGCGCGGTGGCCAAGCGGCGGCCGGATCTCGTCCTGCTCGACGTCAAGATGCCGGAGATGAGCGGCTTCGAGGTGTGTCGCCGGCTCAAGGCCGACGTGGCCACCCGCGATATCCCGGTGATCTTCATCAGCGCGATGAACGAGGTCGAGGACAAAGTCATGGCGTTCGGCGCCGGCGGCATCGACTACGTGACCAAGCCCTTCCAGGCCGAAGAGGTGCTGGCACGCGTCAGAACCCATCTTGAGCTCAACGGCATCAAGCGCGATCTTGAGCGCCGGGTGGCCGAACGCACGCGGGCGCTCGAAGAGAGCGAGGCGCGTTACCGCGTGCTCTTCGAGGACAGTCCGCTGGCCGTCATTGTCTATGACGCCGACACCTGGAAGATCGTCGAGGTCAATGGCGCCTGCACGCGCATGCTCGGCTATCCGCGCCAACGGTGGGTCGGCAGTTCGCTCGGCTTCATGCTTGAGCGTGAGCAGCGCGATGCGATGCGGGCGCTGTCGCGGAACCTGACCGAGCATTCCGAGGAAGCGGTCCTGACCGGGCACCTGCGCCTCTCGCATGCCGATGGCCGCCAGGTCGAGACCGAGGGCATCGTCCAGTGCGTTGCCTATCCGGGCTGCCGGGCGCACATCCTGATGCTGCAGGACATCACCGAACGCCGCAAGATCGAGGAACAGTTGCGGCTGGAAGCGCGCGAACACCGGCTGAAACTCGAATTCTCGTTGCATTACGATGCGCTGACGGGCCTGCCGAACCGCATGCTGCTGACCGAGCGAATTCGCCAGGGCGTGGCGCAGGCGAAACAGACGGGTTGCTGGATGGCGGTCTGCTATATCGACCTCGATGGCTTTGCCTCGCTCAACGCGGCCCACGGCCAGGAGATCAGCGACCATCTGCTGATCAATACGGCCGAATGCCTGCGCGGCTGCCTGCGCGGCGGCGACACGCTGGCGCGCGTCGGCGGAGACGAATTCGTGCTGCTCGTGCTTGGCATCAACAGCCACATGGAGTTGACGGCCTTCCTCGACAACGTCAGCGCGCGGCTGTCCGAACCCTTCGTTTCCGATACCGCTGTCATCACCGTGAGCGCCAGCATTGGCGTGACGATCTATCCTCAGGACAGTGCCGACGCCGACACCCTGCTGCGCCATGCCGACCAGTCGATGATGCGCGCCAAGCAGCTCGGCAAGGGGCGGCAGGAGCTGTTCGACGCCGAAGGCGACCGCCGCGTGCGGGAACAGTACGAAAGCATCGAGCTGATGCGCGCTGCCTTGTCGCGTCGGGAATTCGTTCTTTACTACCAGCCGAAGGTCGACCTCGAAACGCGGACGATCACCGGTGTCGAGGCGCTGATCCGCTGGAGTCATCCGGAACGCGGCCTGTTGCCGCCGGGCGCATTCCTGCCGGCGATCGAGGAAGACGCTTTTGCCGTCGATCTGGGCGACTGGGTGATCGGCGAGGCGCTGGCGCAGGTCGCGCGCTGGCGCACGCAGGGGCTTGCGTTGTGCGTCAGCGTCAATATCGCCGCCCAGCACCTGCTCCAGAACGATTTCATCGAGCGCCTGCAGGCCTTGCTCGCCGCACATCCCGAGGTACCGACCGGCAGTCTGGAGATCGAGGTGCTGGAGAGCTCGCGTCTCGACAACATCGAACATGTCGAGCGGGTCATCGTCGCCTGCCGTGCGCATGGCGTCGGCTTTTCGCTCGACGATTTCGGCACCGGCTATTCCTCGCTGACCTACCTGCGCGCCCTGTCGGCCGATACGCTGAAGATCGACCAGTCCTTCATCCGCAACATGATGGAAGACAAGGGTGACCTCGCCATCGTCTCCGGCGTGATTGGACTGGCCAGTGCCTTCGATCGCCAGGTCGTCGCCGAAGGGGTGGAAACGCTTGAGCACGCCAGGTTGCTGCTCAGTCTCGGATGTCATCAGTTCCAGGGTTACGGCATTGCCCGGCCGATGCCGGCGGAAGACGTGCCCGGCTGGGTCGCCCGCTGGCCCGACCCCTCCTGGCTGGCCCTCGCCGAAGGTCGCTGA
- a CDS encoding chemotaxis response regulator protein-glutamate methylesterase — protein sequence MGKPIRVMVVDDSAVVRKVMTAVLERDPDIKVIGTAPDPLFAIEKMRRDWPDVITLDIEMPRMDGVTFLGQLMAERPTPVVVCSSLTTEGAETTLQALAAGAVSIITKPTLGVEGFLQNAADDLIVAVKSAARANMGAVRTGTQLCRQPHPRPAVTSAMAQTTERIVAVGTSTGGTVALEVLLTELPRVCPGLVIVQHMPERYTASFAARLDKLCEISVFEAKHGQRVLPGQALIAPGGKHMQLVRSGAQYQVEIKDGPLVNRFRPSVDVLFRSVAKYAGKNAMGVIMTGMGDDGARGMKEMHDAGAYTLAQDEASCVVYGMPREAVKHGGVDRSLPLTSLAGAIMKGPGAL from the coding sequence ATGGGTAAGCCAATCCGCGTCATGGTGGTGGACGATTCGGCGGTGGTACGCAAGGTGATGACCGCGGTGCTGGAGCGCGATCCGGATATCAAGGTCATCGGCACGGCGCCGGATCCCCTGTTCGCCATCGAAAAGATGCGCCGGGACTGGCCCGACGTCATCACGCTCGACATCGAGATGCCGCGCATGGACGGCGTCACCTTCCTCGGACAGCTCATGGCCGAGCGGCCGACGCCGGTGGTGGTCTGCTCGTCGCTGACGACCGAAGGCGCCGAGACGACCCTGCAGGCGCTGGCTGCCGGTGCCGTCAGCATCATCACCAAGCCGACGCTGGGCGTCGAGGGCTTTCTGCAGAATGCCGCTGACGACCTCATCGTCGCCGTCAAGTCGGCGGCGCGCGCCAACATGGGCGCGGTGCGTACCGGCACGCAGCTGTGCCGGCAGCCGCATCCGCGGCCGGCGGTCACCTCGGCGATGGCGCAGACGACCGAGCGCATCGTCGCCGTCGGCACCTCGACCGGCGGTACCGTCGCGCTCGAAGTCCTGCTCACCGAGCTGCCGCGTGTCTGTCCCGGCCTCGTCATCGTCCAGCATATGCCGGAACGCTATACGGCGTCGTTCGCGGCGCGGCTCGACAAGCTCTGCGAGATCTCGGTCTTCGAGGCCAAGCACGGCCAGCGCGTCCTGCCGGGGCAGGCGCTCATCGCGCCGGGCGGCAAGCACATGCAGCTGGTGCGCAGCGGCGCGCAGTATCAGGTCGAGATCAAGGACGGACCGCTCGTCAATCGCTTCCGGCCTTCGGTCGATGTGCTCTTCCGCTCGGTTGCCAAATATGCCGGCAAGAATGCCATGGGCGTGATCATGACCGGCATGGGCGACGACGGCGCGCGGGGGATGAAGGAAATGCACGACGCCGGCGCCTACACGCTGGCGCAGGACGAGGCGAGCTGCGTCGTCTATGGCATGCCGCGCGAAGCGGTCAAGCACGGCGGCGTCGATCGCAGCCTGCCGCTGACCTCGCTGGCCGGCGCCATCATGAAGGGACCGGGAGCGCTGTGA
- a CDS encoding Cache 3/Cache 2 fusion domain-containing protein has translation MRIKNSLLLRFIVPVSVLVVALVAAGATAFSLSEAQRIDREIAAQARRQMRGVNELMGVTDALMNQQTRAAMNILIERSRVLGAATLGPAVAVRGKTVPGLMFGGKPQNLQYELVDGVVRAMGGTATLFVRHGDEFVRVSTNVKTEGERAIGTVLDPAGKAIAAILKGQAFYGKVDILGNPYITGYEPIRDAQGQTIGIWYVGYKVDMAALKEIVGATRLLASGFIAIVDDHDKVRFRSGHVDDDAVVKTVKSAGGGWDVLKEDFPAWGFSVFAAYPHREVSEISRDRIGEIAAVGVLACVLLIALLVVLLRRQVIAPVQAAMQAAFRIAEGDLTVEVAVTSSDETGRLMSAMRNMVLRLRQIVDEIRISAGELTSASSQVAATSQALSQATSEQAASLEETTAAVEQMSASIAQNTDNAKTTDGIAHQASQDALSGGVAVKSTVDAMKSIAGRISIIDDIAYRTDLLALNAAIEAARAGEHGKGFAVVAAEVRKLAERSQVAAQEIGELAASSVEQAEQAGNLLETMLPSIRKTAELVREITAASEEQTTGAGQISQAMTQLNSVTQQNAAASEELSATAEEMNAQAESLKQLMSRFKVSGQEGFAGLATVDATIAVPSPVPVAGKVPPASELKDFVKF, from the coding sequence ATGAGAATCAAGAACAGTTTGCTGCTGCGTTTCATCGTGCCGGTGTCGGTACTGGTCGTGGCGCTGGTGGCGGCCGGGGCGACGGCTTTTTCGCTGAGCGAGGCGCAGCGTATCGACCGGGAAATCGCGGCGCAGGCGCGGCGGCAGATGCGGGGCGTCAACGAGTTGATGGGCGTGACCGATGCGCTGATGAACCAGCAGACGCGGGCGGCCATGAACATTCTGATCGAGCGCAGCCGGGTGCTTGGCGCGGCGACGCTGGGGCCGGCGGTCGCGGTCAGGGGCAAGACGGTGCCGGGCCTGATGTTCGGCGGCAAGCCGCAGAACCTCCAGTACGAGCTCGTCGACGGCGTCGTCCGGGCGATGGGAGGAACGGCGACGCTCTTCGTCCGTCATGGCGACGAATTCGTGCGCGTCTCGACGAACGTGAAGACCGAAGGCGAACGCGCCATCGGTACCGTTCTCGATCCGGCCGGCAAGGCGATTGCCGCCATCCTCAAGGGGCAGGCGTTCTACGGCAAGGTCGATATTCTGGGTAATCCCTACATCACCGGCTACGAGCCGATCCGCGACGCACAGGGGCAGACGATCGGCATCTGGTACGTCGGCTACAAGGTCGACATGGCGGCGCTGAAGGAGATCGTCGGCGCCACGCGGCTGCTGGCGAGCGGCTTCATCGCCATTGTCGACGATCATGACAAGGTTCGCTTCCGCTCGGGACATGTCGACGATGATGCCGTCGTCAAGACGGTCAAGTCCGCCGGCGGCGGATGGGACGTGCTCAAGGAAGACTTCCCGGCCTGGGGCTTCAGTGTCTTCGCTGCTTATCCGCACCGCGAAGTCAGCGAAATCAGCCGCGATCGGATCGGCGAGATCGCCGCAGTCGGCGTGCTGGCCTGCGTCCTGCTGATCGCATTACTCGTTGTTCTGTTGCGACGGCAGGTCATTGCTCCGGTGCAGGCGGCGATGCAGGCTGCCTTCCGCATTGCCGAGGGCGATCTGACGGTAGAGGTGGCCGTGACATCTTCCGACGAAACCGGGCGCCTGATGAGCGCCATGCGCAACATGGTGCTGCGCCTGCGCCAGATCGTCGATGAAATCCGTATTTCGGCAGGTGAGCTGACGAGCGCCTCGTCGCAGGTGGCGGCAACCTCACAGGCGCTGTCGCAAGCGACGTCGGAGCAGGCGGCGAGCCTCGAAGAGACGACGGCGGCGGTCGAGCAGATGTCGGCATCGATCGCGCAGAATACCGACAACGCCAAGACGACCGACGGCATCGCCCATCAGGCGTCGCAGGACGCGTTGTCGGGCGGTGTGGCGGTGAAATCGACGGTGGACGCGATGAAGTCGATTGCCGGGCGGATCTCGATCATCGACGACATCGCCTATCGCACCGATCTCCTGGCGCTCAATGCGGCGATCGAGGCGGCGCGGGCCGGTGAGCACGGCAAGGGCTTTGCCGTGGTGGCGGCGGAAGTGCGCAAGCTGGCCGAGCGCTCGCAGGTGGCGGCGCAGGAAATCGGCGAGTTGGCGGCGAGCAGCGTCGAGCAGGCCGAGCAGGCCGGCAACCTGCTGGAGACGATGCTGCCGTCGATCCGCAAGACGGCCGAGCTGGTGCGGGAAATCACGGCGGCATCGGAAGAGCAGACCACCGGCGCCGGGCAGATCAGCCAGGCGATGACGCAGCTCAACAGCGTGACGCAGCAGAACGCGGCGGCTTCGGAAGAGTTGTCGGCGACGGCCGAGGAAATGAACGCGCAGGCCGAAAGTCTCAAGCAGCTGATGTCGCGCTTCAAGGTGTCCGGCCAGGAAGGCTTTGCCGGACTTGCCACCGTCGATGCCACGATTGCCGTGCCGTCGCCGGTTCCGGTCGCTGGCAAGGTGCCGCCGGCGTCGGAGTTGAAGGACTTCGTCAAGTTCTGA
- a CDS encoding chemotaxis protein CheW: MTTDVAVAGAVSSPVSSNPGGNLVSQGVGAEQLYLAFRLSDEVFAIDILRIREIIEYSVPTSVPMMPPSVRGVINLRGSVVPVIDLAIRFGREATGVGKRTCIVIVEVQHEGATHVLGLMVDGVNAVMEIDAANVEPAPSFGTRVNTEFIEGMARVNGKFIIILDVGRALSIEEMAAIKAVDAQNE; the protein is encoded by the coding sequence ATGACTACGGATGTTGCTGTTGCGGGCGCGGTGTCGTCCCCTGTGTCGTCGAATCCGGGCGGCAATCTGGTCTCGCAAGGTGTTGGCGCGGAGCAGTTGTACCTGGCGTTCCGCCTGTCCGACGAGGTATTCGCGATCGATATCCTGCGTATCCGGGAAATCATCGAATACAGCGTGCCGACGAGTGTTCCGATGATGCCGCCGTCGGTGCGCGGCGTCATCAACCTGCGCGGCTCGGTGGTACCGGTCATCGACCTCGCCATCCGCTTTGGCCGTGAGGCGACCGGTGTCGGCAAGCGCACCTGCATCGTCATCGTCGAGGTGCAGCACGAGGGCGCGACGCATGTGCTCGGACTGATGGTCGATGGCGTCAATGCGGTGATGGAGATCGATGCCGCCAATGTCGAACCGGCGCCGAGCTTCGGTACCCGCGTCAATACCGAGTTCATCGAGGGGATGGCGCGCGTCAATGGCAAGTTCATCATCATTCTCGACGTCGGCCGGGCGCTGTCGATCGAGGAGATGGCGGCGATCAAGGCGGTCGATGCACAGAATGAATGA
- a CDS encoding cache domain-containing protein gives MKWLRSFRVSTRTQVLSVLTALGLLLVCAVSLFAIRDSMLDDRKLRIKSLVEVGVGVMEHYHQLAVAGKMPEKEARETAIETLRVMRFENGNYLFGFDTQGVYYLLPPNRDFEGKNKLDMKDSNGKFLLKELIGVAMVGGGYVAYEFPKPDTQRVTPKLGYATLFKPWNLVLGTGIYIDDVDAAFQRSLLIMGSISLGLMVILSFLGWMISRSIARPLADVVTVSDRMAAGDFDFTLDTQAKDEAGDVFRAVMTVKTSVQAMIADANVLSAAAAAGKLDARADAAKHQGEFRAIVEGINNTMVAVAGPIDEVKRVMVAVEKGDLSQRSDTEYRGEFGTLMAAVKGMSGTVRTLVEDANTLSASAQQGKLSVRADAAKHQGEFRAIIDGINATMDAVVAPIDEVRDVMAAVEQGDLTRRVNGNYQGDFGGLQASVNNTVERLSSIIAQVRASATELTSASSQVSATSQSLSQATSEQAASLEETTAAIEEMSASIAQNTDNAKTTDGIARKASQDALSGGEAVKSTVEAMKSIAGKISIIDDIAYRTDLLALNAAIEAARAGEHGKGFAVVAAEVRKLAERSQIAAQEIGELATSSVDTAEQAGGLLETMLPSIRKTADLVREITAASEEQSTGTSQISHAMAQLNSVTQQNASASEELSATAEEMNAQAENLKDLMAQFTVAADVPAGGKAVAKPVQKVPARVAPMTADALKDFVKF, from the coding sequence GTGAAATGGCTCAGATCGTTCCGGGTGAGTACGCGCACACAGGTGCTCAGCGTGCTCACCGCGCTTGGCCTGCTGCTGGTCTGTGCGGTCTCCCTCTTCGCCATCCGCGACAGCATGCTCGACGACCGCAAACTGCGGATCAAGAGCCTGGTCGAGGTCGGCGTTGGTGTCATGGAGCATTACCATCAACTCGCCGTTGCCGGCAAGATGCCGGAAAAAGAGGCGCGGGAAACCGCGATCGAAACCCTGCGCGTGATGCGCTTCGAGAACGGTAACTACCTGTTCGGCTTCGATACCCAGGGCGTGTACTACCTGCTGCCGCCGAACCGCGACTTCGAAGGCAAGAACAAGCTGGACATGAAGGATTCGAACGGCAAATTCCTGCTCAAGGAATTGATCGGCGTGGCGATGGTTGGCGGCGGCTATGTCGCCTATGAGTTTCCCAAGCCCGATACGCAGCGGGTAACGCCGAAGCTCGGCTATGCGACGCTGTTCAAGCCCTGGAACCTGGTGCTCGGTACCGGCATCTACATCGATGACGTCGATGCCGCGTTCCAGCGCTCGCTGCTGATCATGGGCTCGATCTCGCTCGGTCTCATGGTGATCCTGTCCTTCCTCGGCTGGATGATCTCGCGCTCGATCGCCCGGCCGCTTGCCGATGTCGTCACGGTGTCCGACCGGATGGCCGCGGGCGATTTCGACTTCACGCTCGACACGCAGGCGAAGGACGAGGCCGGCGACGTCTTCCGCGCCGTCATGACGGTGAAAACCTCGGTGCAGGCGATGATTGCCGATGCCAACGTGCTGTCTGCGGCGGCAGCCGCCGGCAAGCTCGATGCGCGGGCCGACGCGGCGAAGCACCAGGGTGAGTTCCGGGCGATCGTTGAGGGAATCAACAACACGATGGTGGCGGTGGCCGGGCCGATCGACGAGGTCAAGCGCGTCATGGTCGCCGTCGAGAAGGGCGATCTGTCGCAACGTTCCGATACCGAATACCGGGGCGAATTCGGCACGCTGATGGCGGCGGTCAAGGGCATGAGCGGGACGGTCAGGACGCTGGTCGAGGATGCCAATACGCTGTCGGCATCGGCGCAGCAGGGCAAGCTCAGCGTGCGCGCCGATGCGGCGAAGCATCAGGGCGAGTTCCGGGCGATCATCGACGGGATCAACGCGACGATGGACGCGGTGGTGGCGCCGATCGACGAAGTGCGCGATGTGATGGCGGCCGTGGAGCAGGGCGACCTGACGCGGCGCGTCAATGGCAACTACCAGGGCGACTTCGGCGGACTGCAGGCGAGCGTGAACAACACGGTCGAGCGGCTGTCGTCGATCATTGCGCAGGTACGGGCGTCGGCGACCGAGCTGACGAGCGCGTCGTCGCAGGTGTCGGCGACCTCGCAATCGCTGTCGCAGGCGACCTCGGAACAGGCGGCGAGCCTGGAAGAGACGACGGCGGCGATCGAGGAGATGTCGGCATCGATCGCACAGAACACCGACAACGCCAAGACGACCGACGGCATCGCGCGCAAGGCCTCGCAGGACGCGCTGTCGGGCGGCGAAGCGGTGAAGTCGACGGTCGAGGCGATGAAGTCGATCGCCGGGAAGATCTCGATCATCGACGACATTGCCTATCGCACCGACCTGCTGGCGCTGAACGCGGCAATCGAAGCGGCGCGGGCGGGCGAGCACGGCAAGGGCTTCGCGGTGGTGGCGGCGGAAGTGCGCAAGCTGGCCGAGCGTTCGCAGATCGCGGCGCAGGAAATCGGCGAACTGGCGACGAGCAGCGTCGATACGGCCGAGCAGGCCGGTGGTCTGCTCGAGACGATGCTGCCGTCGATCCGCAAGACGGCGGACCTGGTGCGCGAAATCACGGCGGCATCGGAAGAGCAGAGTACCGGGACGAGCCAGATCAGCCACGCGATGGCGCAGCTTAACAGCGTGACGCAGCAGAACGCCTCGGCCTCGGAAGAACTGTCGGCGACGGCCGAGGAGATGAACGCGCAGGCCGAGAACCTGAAAGACCTGATGGCGCAATTCACGGTGGCGGCCGATGTGCCGGCCGGCGGGAAGGCGGTCGCGAAACCGGTGCAGAAGGTGCCGGCCCGGGTCGCGCCGATGACCGCCGACGCGTTGAAGGATTTCGTTAAATTCTGA
- a CDS encoding methyl-accepting chemotaxis protein, with product MSAKLTVAQKMIALVGAALLGIGILTGLGQYQMHRIYESANFANVNTVPSLIVLGDMRRAVLALRLRVARHIMNADGTKMAEVEATIKSAREDIAAQIKKYEPLVADGKDRDLLSQEGKLLAEFEAKIEPILIESRANHNEKARDLLESARTQANALEDAIQKHFQYNVDLGVKAADEAVAIRNSSVVVAWSVSALTLLAVMLIGFLVTRTLLRQMGGEPDFAAEVANRIAAGDLSTKITLRAGDSTSMMVAMDHMSATIRALVADAHGLSAAAKQGQLEMRADAAKHQGEFRTIIEGINATMDAVVAPIDEVREVMSAVEQGDLTRRVNGNYQGDFGGLQASVNNTVDRLSSIIAQVRASATELTSASSQVSATSQSLSQATSEQAASLEETTAAIEEMSASISQNTDNAKTTDGIARKASQDALSGGEAVKSTVEAMKSIAGKISIIDDIAYRTDLLALNAAIEAARAGEHGKGFAVVAAEVRKLAERSQIAAQEIGELATSSVDTAEQAGSLLETMLPSIRKTADLVREITAASEEQSAGTSQISNAMAQLNSVTQQNASASEELSATAEEMNAQAENLKDLMAQFTVAADGTVISGAKAAKPAKKATKVALGAAEELKDFVKF from the coding sequence ATGTCAGCAAAATTGACCGTGGCACAAAAAATGATCGCGCTGGTCGGCGCGGCCTTGCTCGGCATCGGGATATTGACCGGTCTCGGTCAATACCAGATGCACCGGATCTACGAGTCGGCGAATTTCGCCAACGTTAACACCGTGCCGAGCTTGATCGTCCTTGGCGACATGCGCCGCGCCGTGCTGGCGCTGCGTCTGCGTGTGGCACGGCACATCATGAATGCCGATGGCACGAAAATGGCCGAAGTCGAAGCGACGATCAAGAGCGCCCGAGAAGACATCGCGGCGCAGATCAAGAAATATGAGCCCTTGGTCGCCGACGGCAAGGATCGGGACTTGCTCAGCCAGGAAGGCAAGCTGCTCGCTGAATTCGAGGCGAAGATCGAGCCGATTCTGATCGAGTCGCGCGCCAACCATAATGAAAAGGCCAGGGATCTCCTGGAAAGCGCCAGAACACAGGCTAACGCCCTCGAGGATGCGATCCAGAAGCACTTCCAGTACAACGTTGACCTCGGCGTTAAGGCCGCGGACGAGGCGGTAGCGATCAGGAACAGTTCGGTGGTAGTCGCCTGGAGCGTGTCGGCACTCACGCTGCTGGCGGTGATGCTGATAGGGTTCTTGGTGACGAGAACACTGCTCCGTCAGATGGGGGGTGAGCCTGATTTCGCGGCAGAAGTGGCCAACCGGATCGCCGCCGGGGATCTGTCGACGAAGATCACGCTTCGGGCAGGCGACAGCACGAGCATGATGGTGGCAATGGATCACATGAGCGCCACGATTCGGGCATTGGTCGCCGATGCGCACGGCTTGTCGGCAGCAGCCAAGCAAGGGCAACTCGAGATGCGGGCGGATGCGGCGAAACACCAGGGCGAATTCCGGACGATCATCGAAGGGATCAACGCGACGATGGACGCGGTGGTGGCGCCGATCGACGAAGTGCGCGAAGTGATGTCGGCGGTCGAGCAAGGCGACCTGACGCGGCGCGTCAATGGCAACTACCAGGGCGACTTCGGCGGATTGCAGGCGAGCGTGAACAACACGGTTGACCGGCTGTCGTCGATCATCGCGCAGGTGCGGGCGTCGGCGACCGAGCTGACGAGCGCGTCGTCGCAGGTGTCGGCGACCTCGCAATCGCTGTCGCAGGCGACCTCGGAACAGGCGGCGAGCCTGGAAGAGACGACGGCGGCGATCGAGGAGATGTCGGCATCGATCTCGCAGAATACCGATAACGCCAAAACGACCGACGGGATCGCACGCAAGGCGTCGCAGGACGCGCTGTCGGGCGGCGAAGCGGTGAAGTCGACGGTCGAGGCGATGAAGTCGATCGCCGGAAAGATCTCGATCATCGACGATATTGCCTATCGCACCGACCTGCTGGCGCTGAACGCCGCGATCGAAGCGGCTCGGGCGGGCGAACATGGCAAGGGCTTCGCGGTGGTGGCGGCGGAAGTGCGCAAGCTGGCCGAGCGTTCGCAGATTGCGGCGCAGGAAATCGGCGAACTGGCGACGAGCAGCGTCGATACGGCCGAACAGGCGGGCAGCCTGCTCGAGACGATGCTGCCGTCGATCCGCAAGACCGCCGATCTGGTACGCGAAATCACGGCGGCATCGGAGGAGCAGAGCGCCGGGACGAGCCAGATCAGCAACGCGATGGCGCAACTCAACAGTGTGACGCAGCAGAACGCCTCGGCCTCGGAAGAACTGTCGGCGACGGCCGAGGAAATGAACGCGCAGGCCGAGAACCTGAAAGACCTGATGGCGCAATTCACGGTGGCGGCCGATGGCACGGTCATCAGTGGCGCGAAAGCGGCAAAGCCGGCCAAGAAGGCGACCAAGGTGGCATTGGGTGCCGCCGAGGAATTGAAGGATTTCGTCAAGTTCTGA